The DNA segment TTGTAGCCAGTTTCAGATTTCTTTATGGCCCACCGCCTTATACGAGCATCCCTAGAAAGAATAGATGATGATTTTCTAGCATCAAACAACTTTGAGCGTTTATATAAACTGTGTCGGAATAATGGATTAGCTGGGTCCCTCTTATTAACACTATTAAAATACTCCTTCAGTTCAAAATCATCTGCATCGCTATTAAGACCCTTGATCTTATTAAAGGCAAGAGGTTTTTCACTGATCTGCCTAAGACTCTTTAGTTTGGAATATGACTCTTCAACAATCCCAGCACCACGTGAACCGCGATTCCTGATCCAGCACACATCAGGAAATTTAAAGACCAGCTCCTTCAACTGGCAGCAACCTCTGATATCTATTGAACATAAAAAGGGAAAAGAGCGAATGATATCTTCAAGCAAGCCAGAAGTAATATTCTTGCAACCAACCAGCACCACGGACTTTatcttttctttattataaCCATTCTGCAAGAAAATAGCTTATTTCAAacagaaaaaaatttaaagcatGGCCTTATCTTCAAAAGAACAAGGCATAGTATACTTACCATGATATTCCATATCATTGAGTCAGTGCAGTTAGGACCCAAATGTGAAAGATCCACTTGTCTTGATATATCCTTGTAAAAACTGACAGCAGCTCTCCAGTGCTTACAAgttaaagaagaaaagacaagAGATTTCACGTCAGACCTTAGAAAATGAAACACTCGTGCCAGCATATGACCATCCAATAAACCCCAGCTACCCAACTCAGTCTCTAAGCCCGCACTACTTTCTCCATGGAAAGCAGCATCACCACATAATTCTTCAAATGGGGTTTCATCCTTCTGAACAGCTTGCATGTCTTCATCTGTGATATAATCATCCTCACTTTCCTCAACATGTAGTCGAGCTCTTTTGCCAGCACGTGCATCAATTTCTACAATTAAGCAGGATCCCCCAAGGAAAAAAGCCTCAGAATGAATACCAAGTAGTTATAATAATAGTGCATACATGGAAGAACCCATGAAaagaagttaaaaaaaaaaattcataatcaTCTCAATGGTATGTCAATGGCATGACATAGGATCCTTATTACCTAGAATTACATCAAAACAACCAATATAAATTGATATAGCCAGTCACTACAACAGTATTGATTCAGATCAATGGTGCGAGTATGTGAAACAATGCTTCAACAAATACTATGTATAGacactaattaattaccaggaTCTATAACAGCACAGTTATTGCAGTCCCGTAATTGAAACTTTGAAAGTACACGAGTGGGGTAGAGAAGAAAATATAGCCACCAGTCACAACTTACTATTTCAAATGTTTAACTAAACCCAAGAAAGAGAAACAACCAATTGAAGGGAAGGAGAATAATCTTAAGACCAATATGCatctaataaaataaaagttgcAAATTGCTGACACCAAGGAATCTCAGAGCCAAATAAATCAAAATGCAATAGATAAGATATGAATAAAAAgcagaaaaagaaaacatagaacAGTACATCTGCTTTAatttaagaagaagaaaaaacacaCTTTCATTCTGTAACACTTGAGTATAACATGAAATTAACCAAACCATTATCACATATGCAATAAGCATGAGTACCATCTGCCTGGAATTCATATTAATTCCTGACAGTTAATTAATTTCACCATTAAATTTTCATTAGAAGGCAATGCAAATTCATGAAAAGGGAACAGAGAAATAATGGAGTGTAGAACCAAATGATTCCGAAAAGAAATCATTTTAGCCTAATACTGAACAATCAGACCGTTCATTAGCAGGACAATTACATGGGATGGCAGGAAAGGAAGATTATGACATACTTCACCCATGAACTTAATGTTGCTCTTTGTCAAACTTCCTAAAATATGATATCAATCGTTTTCTCAGGAACTTATTCCATACCTGATTTTCGGTATATAAGGTCATCAATCTCCTTCTTAGGCTGTTTAGCACTGAGCCATGGATCCAGAACATCATTTATGGCAGCAGCAAACTCCCTGCTCTTATAGGATTTCATTACCAGTTCATGTAGCTTCCCACGGGTAAAACCAATGAACTGTGGATGCAGGCCATGAAAGGAAGTGGAACTTGTGTTAATTTCAGAAGCACTCTTAGGTTTCGAAAGAGCAACTGAAGAAATACCAGGTGATGCAACATTCTCTGGTTTAATTTTAACAGTGGCTTCAGAAGTCTCAGTGTCAGGGATAACTGGAACCCACACTCTATCGAACTTCCTGAAAACACTACTAAATATTTGGATAGCACCTTGACTTGCCAAGACCTGAAGCTCTGAAAATGATGAAGGACCCTGTTCATGTCCAGAACCATCAAGGTAATACCACTCACCCAAATGTAGGTGTAAGTCATGCACTGTACAAAGACGGTCCTTAGGAGTGCTAATAGATGAAATGGACTTCCATGAACCATGAGAATCTTGATCGATTATGGATTGAGAATCACCTTCTATCATTAACCTTCTAGCATCACTAGCAAGAGCGTAAGCGCGAGAAGACCTTGAAGTATGCCTTTCCTTTCCTCGAACTTTAGCACGAGGTTCAGAAACAAAGGAACCATGGTCCTTCACAACACATGCATTTATCCTAACAACTGGTAGCACAGTTCCTTTGGCCCCCCTAACCAAAGTAGCCTTAGCTAGAGGTTGTCTGCTGAGACCAACAGAATCATTTTTCTCATCTAGGCAGGAGAAAGCCCAAGGCAGCAGGTCAAGCCTTCTACTTTGAGAAGGAAAATACAAATCATCTTTTCTATGCCACCGTGGGTCCTCAGAACCCGATTTTGGCATTTGGCACAATGGAAAGCCATCATTTACAACAAGTTTTCTCCTAGAAATTCTATCCTGCAAAGCTTCATCGTTCCTCTTCCAGTCACCACCCTTGCATGACCATCTACCAGAAAACCAATCAGCAGAGTCAACCAAAAAGGTGCAGCCTTGGTCTTTATCAAAGGATGCACTGGAACTCACTTCAACAACTTCATTTTGCTTCAGGTCAGAATATTTTGATAAATCATCATTACTCTGAACATGTTGCTCTGCAAGTTGATTCAAACTGAAACCTGTGCATGAAGATTAAAAATCCATCAGTTTGCAAAATTAAAATCTTGTGGCACATAAATGATTTCAAGCAAAAAATGCAGATGCATTCTTATGTACAAAGGGGTCCTCAGCCAATTTTACTGACACCTAAACCAGAAATCCATGATACATAGTCCATTTCCAATGCCATTGTTTACAGCAGAACAACTGCTTTTTCTTCAACTTCTGACCAACTTTGACAATTGACACCCTACTGCCAATGAAATTAGGAGAATGTATATCATTTACAGTGGGAACTCAAGAACTTCCAAGTGATTTTCAGGATCAAAGGAGGAAAAATGGTATGAGAAACAAAAACTGCAGCACAATATTCTCTGTCAAGGCCACAGTGACAGTCAACATCTGTAGTACAAAATTTTATGCCAAGTCCTACAAAATACGATGATTCAGATTTTCAACAAATAGTTTCCTTGGAGATTCATTGTATTCTAAGTGTACATCAGCTTTGAAACCCCTTAACCATCCAGAAAAGTATTGCACCAActcaaatgataaaaaaaaccgCAGATCGTTGAAAATTAGGATACGATATTACATCAGAACTGAAGAATGGTGCCAGATTGAGTAAACCTAACTTCCAGAATAGCCaagaaatttttattattttaaagggTCAAAAGTTCAGCATGTAGAAATTTCACCAAGAAATTAAATCATAATGACCATACGTTAATcctaacccaaaaaaaaaaagaacagagtAATTACATAAAATGAATAAACTACATAGTTATAGTTACCTTCTGGTTTCTCACATCCCTCCCACAACAAATGGTCAAATGTCATTTGTAATGCCTCTGCAAGaccaaaaaaagtaaaaaaaagataagagaTCTCCCCTGACGAAAATATATGTACCTATATAAACATCTGTAATAACACCATAACTTTATTGAATGGGGGGGGAAGGAAATTTAAGAGATTAAAATACCTCCAATAGTCTCCAGTTCTCTGCCAGGGGTAACACTAAAACCCTCCAACAAAGCTCCAACCCTCTCATCAATGTGGAGATCTTCTAAATGTTCAGACACAACAGAACCATCGTTAAGGAAGACTTGGGGCTGTTGCAAAGTCATTGCTGCTTCGTCAACACTTAGGTAACCAGATTGAGTCATATCTCCAGTATCTGCCAAGACATTACCAGGTGCCTCTGGAGGGCTCACTAGTTGAGTTACAGTGTCTGACACAATAGATGGGAAATTAGCAGTCACTACTGGTGAAACAGCATTTTCAATGGTTACCCACCTGTCGCTATCAGCGCGCTTGATCAAGTGGTCTGACACAAGAACTCCCTCATCCACGAATGATTTAAGGTCACATAATTTTGAAGGTCCACATTCCAGGCCAAAATAGTCGAGGTAAAACCATTTCCCTGTGTATATATCAGTGACTGGCTGCGCATGAGGTGGTGTATCACAGATATCCATGTCTTCTTCCATGGATAGTAGTTCTTCGGGAGGAGGTCCATCCACATGAGGAGATTCTTTGCCATTCTTGCATGGACTTTGAGACTGCTCTTCTAGGCGAAGCTCAGAGCTATCTTTTTTCTCCTCAAATTCATTAATATTCTGGGTAATATTTCTATCTTGAGGTTCTTTACCAGAGAATTGAGGATCTCTTCCACTAGAATCCGGTTGGCTAAGCTTATCCTCCTGGCCTTTATTACCAACCTGAGAGTTTCGCTTTTCAATTACACCACCTTTTCGGCTCATGTCTCGCTGATTATGAGACCTGCCCCGATCAACTGGGGAACAATCAAGAACATTAGGAGTCCGATCCCTGCGATCGTTGTACCGATCCTGTGAAGACCGCTCTGAATGAGGACTTCTATAACCATAATGACGTCTCTTGTCATATGGAGATTTGTCACGTCCATATGGGGATCTTTCACGAACATAGGGAGACCTCTCTCTTCGAATTGGACTTCTGTGATCATAATACCGGGCTCTGTCATGTGGGGACCGCTCAGAATGCCCTGGACTACGTCCGTGCCTGTCATAAACTACTTTCGAAGAAAAACTGGGCTCATGATGTCTGGAGGAATATTTATCCAACGAAGGTATTcttgaagaagaagtagaagagGAAGAATTTCTATAGAACCTCTCCAGAGGGCGACCTGAGTAGTGCTCGGAATGAGCAGAGCGTGTACTATCTTCAGAAATTCTCCTACTTTTTGAGCTTGCATAATCCCCATAATCAACATACAGTTTGCGCTCATTGCTATCACACTCAGCTCCATATCGCTTTAACCTGTTACCTGAACTGTACTCTCTTCCATGATTCTTTCCATCAATATATTCACTCTTATAAGAGCCGTCTTCATCCACAATCTTTGAACTGATTCTTATATTTCTTTCAAGGCCACTCTCCCACCTAGAAGAGCTTTTACCATGCTGATTACTCgcacttctaaactctttccttCTATAAACGTCCTCACTGAAATACTTCCCAGAAGGTGGTGTACGCTCTCTAATGTTATCATACCTGCCTCGGGATTTACTGAAGATGAAATTGTCTTTATTATGCCACCTATCTGGAACGAACTCACCTTTTTCAATATCATCTCTGGTAAAGTCCCATTTCCTCCACCTACCCGAACCCAAAACGACCTCTCCCTTCTCTGTATCACCTTTCCTCCATTTCTCACTAATAATCTCTCCTTTCTCAATTTCATTCCTCCTTGCTTTCTCTGCTGTGACAGGCTCGCCGTTTTCAACATCTGGTTTCACTAGCCACTTTAATGTAcccaattcaccttcttcaacttcttctttaTTACTCTGTACCTTATTATCAACAAAACTCAAAACAATGTCGGTATCCTTGCTGCTCTTTTCTTCCTTCTCCTTGTCTTTGCTAACCTTTATTACTTCCTTCTCCTTAAGAACTGTTGCTTCCTTCTCCTTGCCAGTCGCTGCATCTGTCTGCTTAATAACCTTTGTTGTCTTCTCCAATCCGAATTCACTCTTCTCAGCCGCTGCTTTCTTCACTGTAATGACCTTTTTAACCTTAATCACCTTCTTCAATACTTTCTTGGGCTTTGAGTTTAAGCCATTGGTAGTGCTGTTGCCATTGCTATTGGAGTTGTTGTTACTGTTACACTTACTGTTATTGTTATTGCTGCTGGTGTTGCTATTGTTGGTGGTGGGAGTAGCTGTGGTGGTGGTATTGCCAGGTTTGCCTACGCTACAAAGTGTTGTCGCATTTTCCTGAATTGGAAATCTCTCCATGATAGTATTATGCTGCAAAGGCATGCATGCGACACCTCCATCGCCCATGGAAATCACACCGTGGAACCAAGTCACTCGAAACCCTAGTTCTCTCCTCTGCCGGGGTTATCGATGCTCATACTGCAAAATTCGGCTCCGCCTTGTGAACCTTCGCTTCAATTAAGAACCCTAATTCACAGAAGAGAAGGACAAATCAACACAAAAGCAATGTAGGGTTTCATTAGAACGTATGAGCACACGCAAACACATTaacgaaaagaaaaagaaaaagactgCAAATTGAACAAACTTGAAACCCTAGGGTTTCgatagaaaagagaaagaaaaagaaaaacacaaaaagggaAAGAAGGCGATGGAAAATTACCAGAGAAAAACGAACAAGGAGAGAGATAGATCAAGGAATAAACCTTGGAAGAGCTgtaaattaaaagaaataattACTTAGACCGCAGATCgattgagaaagaaaagggaaatagataacgAGTGAAGAGAAATATTTTGTGTGTTTCTTTGTATTGGGTTATATATCTCTTAACGCTAAATCTTTGTGTTTCTCTCGCTCGTCTTGTGTTGTTCTTGGTCTGAAAGACGGAGagattttatttcctaaattttaATACTAGTAACATTTAATTCATCTTCTCTCAAAAAACATTTATTGATCTAAACTAAATTACATAATTGGCCTCTGTGATTTGTaggaaatggaaatggaaagCCGAGCCGACGTTGTCCGGCTCATTGACTGGGCTGaactagtttttttttgttttttttcttttgaggcAACTGGGCTGAACTAGTCAATCACTTGGGTTGGGTTGTAAACTGTACAGTGGGATCATCTCGGCTTGTCGCGATAATCTTTGGCCGTTGAAACTTGGAAGCTATCACATACATTATCGCAATAATACTGGTTGGAGATTGATTCAGGACTGTAATATTGGAATGCTACATTGTATTTCTACTGTAAAAATATATGTTCATCAAACTCTAATAGACATTAAGATAATACATTACTGGCGGATAGGGTCACAATAACAATGGATCGGCTCAAAACGGATCCAGCCACTGCCAGACTCCTCCTAGCTGGACCATCTTATTGGAAACAAGAGGATTATTAAATTGATTAAAGAAAAGTTAATTTACAGAGAAACAGAAGTGCCTTAATATAGGCATCTTGAGTAACGAATACAAACAAAAATAAGAGGAGAAAATACTAAAGTACCCCTGTTACATTTCTAATATCCTAAACTACCCTTATGTTAATTAATATCTCtaataccccccccccccccctcaatCTGGCTGGCAAATGTTGATGAGACCAAGACGAGCAACTAATTCCTTGAAGTGTTTTGCTGGAAGAGGTTTTGTTAGGAGATCAGCAAGTTGCTGGTGAGTGGTAACAGGAATCAAACGTAGAAGGCCAGATTGAATCTTTTCACGAATGTAATGACAGTCAATCTCTATATGTTTGGACCTTTCATGAAATGTGGAGTTATGGGCCAAATACACAGCAGATTTGTTGTCACAATAAAGAACAGCAGCAGAAGGAGATGAGAGATGTAAGAATTGCAAAACACAATGAATCCACTGAATCTCTGAAGAAGCTACTGCTAAAGCTCTATATTCAGCCTCGGTAGAACTTCTTGAAACAACTGCCTGCTTCTTGCTTTTCAATGAGACCAGGGAATCACCAATGAATATTGTGTACCCTGTTATGGACCTTCGAGTATCCGGACAACCAGCCCAATCAGAGTCACTAAAGGCTCTTATTGTTAATGATGCATTAGCTGGGAAGAACAGGCCTTGAGCAGGTGTGCGTTTGATGTACTTGAGAACCTTCAGAGCTGCTTGCAAGTGCACATCAGTTGGGCAAGCAAGGAATTGAATGAGTTGATTTACTGTATAACTTATATCAGGTCTTGTTGTGGTGAGATAGACCAATCTGCCTATCATTCTTCTGTAAGATGTTTTGTCTGGCAGAGGAGTTCCTTTGTCTTTGGACAATCTGGAGAAAAGGTTTCAATATAGTCTATACCCTCAGTCTGAGTATATCCTTTGGCAACAAGTCTTGCCTTATACCTTTCTAAACTACCATTTGCATTCAATTTAACTTTAAACAACCACATACATTTAATAGGAATAACACCAACAGGCAAATCCACAATATCCCATGTATGATTTAACTCTAACGCttgaatttctttcttcatAGCCTCTCTCCAACACTCATGTTGCTGAGCTTGCTTATAAGTTTTAGGTTCATGAATAATGTCAACTGCCATAACATATGATTTATGTTTAGCAGAAAACCTATGATAACTAAGAACTGATTCAAGAGGATACTTAGGAAAAATAGTAGTAGTGGAAGGTTGAGAGCACAACTGATGACAGTTGAAGTCTTGCAAATATATAGGAGCATTTCTATTTCTCATGGACTTCCTAACAGGAACAGAAGAAGTAGAAGGCACAAAATTCTGCACACACGTAACCTCATTCGTTGAAGTGTCATGAACAGGATTATGTATATTAACAGAAGCAGACGCATTAATAGGGCCATACTCATTAACAGGTTCATGCCCACAAGGACTAACATAATCATGAGAAGAATCAGAAACAACATCCTCAAATGGCAAAGGATCAAAAATAGGAAAACTAAATTCTTTAGATGCAACATCCTTATAACTAGAGTAAGGAAAAACATTCTCATGGAACTTAACATCTCTAGAAACAATATATGACCTATGTTTTAAATCAAATAACCTATATCCTTTGATGTTAGAGGGGAAACCTAGAAAAACACAAGGTAACGCCCTAGCATCAAACTTCTGCTTATGTCCAGCCACCACAGTAGCATAAGCAAGAGAACCAAACACTTTTAATTGAGAATAATCAGGCACTTTGTTATAGAGTTTCTGATAAGGAGACAGATCATTCAACACATGAGTAGGAAGCAAATTAATAAGATGCACATCATGTAGAGTGCAATCAGTCCAAAAATCTAAAGGTAAGTTAGCCTGAAACCGGAGAGCCCTAGCAACATTTAACAAATGTTGATGCTTTCTTTCAACTATACTATTTTGCTGAGGAGTATAGGGACAAGCAGTTTGATGTACCACACCTTTTTCTGCATAAAAATCTTTTAGGTGCAATTCTTTTGCATTATCAGACCTAATGACTTTGATTTTCACAGAAAACTGAGTATAAACAAAATTGTAAAACTTCTTAATAGCATTAGTAGCTTCATTTTTAGAAACAAGAAAACAAACCCAAGTAAATCTACTGCAATCATCCACCACTGTTAAGAACTATTTATACCCCATAATAGAAGGAACAGCCATAGGACCCCAGACATCAATATGCACTAAATCGAAGCATGTACTAGAAACTGAAGTACTAATAGGAAATTGCATTCTCTTTTGTTTAGCTAACGGACATACATGACAAACAAAATCCATAGAATCACAAGAACCAGCTAAACCAGAAATATTCATAGCTTTCAATTTAGAACATGCTAAGTGTCCTAATCTATTATGCcataaggaaaacaaaaaagatgAACTAGCAGTAATAGCATTTATGAATCGTGATAAGTCAGCATTTTGTTGAAAATGATAAAGTCCATGCTCCTGATCAGCTGAACCAATCATCCTCCTGCTGACATTGTCCTGAAAAACACACTTATCTTGCATAAAATGCATTGAACAATTGTTATCTCTTAACAAACAACTAACTGAGATAAGATTAAACTTAAACACAGGAATGAGCAACACATTATGCAAGACTAAGTCTTTAGACAATTTGATAGTACCTACTTTATTAACCACTAAAGTAGACCCATTAGGCAGAAATACTTTCCTAGGAGCAATGCTAGTTACTTGATCAAAATAAATGTCAGTGTTAACAACATGATCAGTGGCTCTAGAGTCCACTAACCATGATGGTGAACCAGTGACATCATTAAGAAAAGGCATACCTGTGAAATTGGTATCAAATTGAGGTTGCAAAGTACCCCCTGAAAAAGTCATAGCATGCCCAGATGGCCCGGCTTGAGACGTGTGCGCAGCAACATGTTGAGAGGTCATAGCATTAACAACAGGACCTGTAGACCCTTGTGACCCTTGTGACTTCTGCATTTGCTGAAGTAAACTCATAAGTTGAGCATATTGTTCAGAAGTAATTTCAGCAGGATCACAAGCTTGATTAGTTCCATCCTCAACTACCACATTTGCTGCAAACCGTTTTCTGTGCTTGAAATTAGGAGGATAACCATGTTTCTTGAAACATGTATCAACTGTATGACCTTCTTTATCACAGTGAGTGCAAACAGGCCCTTTCTTTCCATAAGCCTGATATGGCCTCTTGCCAGAAGTTTGCCCTtgattcctagcagaaccatcACCTAAAGGTGCCCTTGCATAATTGACAAATGCATCTCCAAAAGAAGAAACATCAAGACAAGACTCAAGCTGCCTCTCTTGTTGAATCACAAGATTAAACACCCTATCTATAGTTGGTAAAGGATCTTGCATGAGACTTTGGGATTTAACCAAACTAAAATTAGAATTCAGCCCTCTCAAGAACTTAATAATAAAGTCTTGATCTTGATACTTTCTAACATTTTTAATGGCAACACACTGATCAACACTTGTAATAGTGCAAGTACAAGATGGAATAGCTCTAAAGTTAATGAATTCTTGCCACACCATTTGTAATTTTGTAAAATAATCAGTAACTGACAAATCACCCTGCACTGTTGACAAAACTTCATCTTGAAGCTCAGCAATATGAAGAACATCCCCTTGAGAAAACCTACTTTTTAGATTCTGCCAAACCTGAGCAGCCGAATCATACCATATTATGGATTGAGCAATAGACGTAGTAAGTGAATGCTTTATCCAAGACAACACCATTTGATTGCAACGATGCCAAGCAGGCTTATTTTGTTCAGGTATGGAGGATAAAGGGAAAGACCCATCACAAAAACAGAATTTATTTTTAGCCAATAAAGATCCCTTGATTGATCTACTCCATGAAAAATAATTCTTGTTAGTCAATTGTTGAGTAACTAAAACCAGACTAGGGTTTTCACTTGGATGTAAGTAGAAAGGACTTGAGGGATTTTGAGACACATCAAGAACCCTACCTTCATCACGATTAAAATTCCTACCATTATTTTCAAGACTAGAATTACCTTCTTGATTGTTGTTTGGAGGAATTCCAGATTCTTGATTAACATTTGTATGCCCAGACCCATCATGATTGTTATTCCGTCCATTGTTGCATGTTTCCCCAATTACTGCACCGATGTACGTCATCTTCAACCAGGAGAAAAGATCGCAAACAAATCAGGACTGCAACAAACAAAGAGAACTAAAGAACGGAAGAAAAAAACGAATTTAGAAAGCGGAAGCAATCTTtctttgctctgataccatattggAAACAAGAGGATTATGAAATTGATTAaagaaaatttaatttacagAGAAACAGAAGTGCCTTAATATAGGCATCTTGAGTAACGGATACAAACAAAAATAAGAGGAGAAAATACTAAAGTACCCCT comes from the Euphorbia lathyris chromosome 5, ddEupLath1.1, whole genome shotgun sequence genome and includes:
- the LOC136229056 gene encoding histone-lysine N-methyltransferase ATXR3 isoform X3 — its product is MGDGGVACMPLQHNTIMERFPIQENATTLCSVGKPGNTTTTATPTTNNSNTSSNNNNSKCNSNNNSNSNGNSTTNGLNSKPKKVLKKVIKVKKVITVKKAAAEKSEFGLEKTTKVIKQTDAATGKEKEATVLKEKEVIKVSKDKEKEEKSSKDTDIVLSFVDNKVQSNKEEVEEGELGTLKWLVKPDVENGEPVTAEKARRNEIEKGEIISEKWRKGDTEKGEVVLGSGRWRKWDFTRDDIEKGEFVPDRWHNKDNFIFSKSRGRYDNIRERTPPSGKYFSEDVYRRKEFRSASNQHGKSSSRWESGLERNIRISSKIVDEDGSYKSEYIDGKNHGREYSSGNRLKRYGAECDSNERKLYVDYGDYASSKSRRISEDSTRSAHSEHYSGRPLERFYRNSSSSTSSSRIPSLDKYSSRHHEPSFSSKVVYDRHGRSPGHSERSPHDRARYYDHRSPIRRERSPYVRERSPYGRDKSPYDKRRHYGYRSPHSERSSQDRYNDRRDRTPNVLDCSPVDRGRSHNQRDMSRKGGVIEKRNSQVGNKGQEDKLSQPDSSGRDPQFSGKEPQDRNITQNINEFEEKKDSSELRLEEQSQSPCKNGKESPHVDGPPPEELLSMEEDMDICDTPPHAQPVTDIYTGKWFYLDYFGLECGPSKLCDLKSFVDEGVLVSDHLIKRADSDRWVTIENAVSPVVTANFPSIVSDTVTQLVSPPEAPGNVLADTGDMTQSGYLSVDEAAMTLQQPQVFLNDGSVVSEHLEDLHIDERVGALLEGFSVTPGRELETIGEALQMTFDHLLWEGCEKPEGFSLNQLAEQHVQSNDDLSKYSDLKQNEVVEVSSSASFDKDQGCTFLVDSADWFSGRWSCKGGDWKRNDEALQDRISRRKLVVNDGFPLCQMPKSGSEDPRWHRKDDLYFPSQSRRLDLLPWAFSCLDEKNDSVGLSRQPLAKATLVRGAKGTVLPVVRINACVVKDHGSFVSEPRAKVRGKERHTSRSSRAYALASDARRLMIEGDSQSIIDQDSHGSWKSISSISTPKDRLCTVHDLHLHLGEWYYLDGSGHEQGPSSFSELQVLASQGAIQIFSSVFRKFDRVWVPVIPDTETSEATVKIKPENVASPGISSVALSKPKSASEINTSSTSFHGLHPQFIGFTRGKLHELVMKSYKSREFAAAINDVLDPWLSAKQPKKEIDDLIYRKSEIDARAGKRARLHVEESEDDYITDEDMQAVQKDETPFEELCGDAAFHGESSAGLETELGSWGLLDGHMLARVFHFLRSDVKSLVFSSLTCKHWRAAVSFYKDISRQVDLSHLGPNCTDSMIWNIMNGYNKEKIKSVVLVGCKNITSGLLEDIIRSFPFLCSIDIRGCCQLKELVFKFPDVCWIRNRGSRGAGIVEESYSKLKSLRQISEKPLAFNKIKGLNSDADDFELKEYFNSVNKRDPANPLFRHSLYKRSKLFDARKSSSILSRDARIRRWAIKKSETGYKRMEGFLAFGLKDIMKENTFDFFVPKVAEIEDRMQNGYYTGHGLRSVKEDISRMCRDAIKAKNRGAGDMNRIITLFLKLASHLEDSSKFSYQRDKLMKSWKDDLFAGSGYAPMKYKKKLALEKKNTSRSNGITLANGSSDFGDCASDREIRRRLSKLNRKSMDSGSETSDGFDKSSEDGRSDSESTASETESDLDFRSENRIGDSRGVGFFMEDECFESIVDDREWGARMTKASLVPPVTRKYEVIDQYVIVADEEDVQRKMCVSLSDDYAEKLDAQKNGSEELDMELPEVKEFKPRKQLGDEVIEQEVYGIDPYTHNLLLDSMPDELDWPLSEKQMFIEDMLLRALNKQVRHFTGTGNTPMIFTLQPIVQEIEKAAEEDCDVKTMKMCQRILMAMDNRPDDNYVAYRKGLGVVCNKEGGFEADDFVVEFLGEVYPAWKWFEKQDGIRSLQKDSKDPAPEFYNIYLERPKGDADGYDLVVVDAMHKANYASRICHSCRPNCEAKVTAVDGQYQIGIYTLREIRYGEEITFDYNSVTESKEEYEASVCLCGSQVCRGSYLNLTGEGAFQKVFKERHAMLDRHQLMLEACELNSVSEDDYLDLGRAGLGRCLLGGLPDWVVAYSARLVRFINLERTKLPEEILRHNLEEKKKYYSDIYLEVERSDAEVQAEGVYNQRLQNLAVTLDKVRYVMRCLVTRRKQLF